The segment TCGCGAAAAAGCGGCTCCCAATCCGCAGGATCAAAGACCACCCGGATTGGAACGCCCTTGGGGGCCGCAGCCTTGAGCCGCGGCAGCATGTACTCCACGCAACGGCGGTAAATGAGGGCGGCTGAGGTCGCGCCCACCTCCCGGGCCAGGCGTGTTTTAACCCTGCCTGCCATGGGGAATTTCAGAAAAACGAGGATTAAAGTATCGGAATTCATCGCAATCCTAAAGTGAAGAGTCAGCGCATACCTCCCAAGGTCTGTCTATTCTAACGCAGCGCCTGTGTTCCGCAAAGCAGGCCCCTCTGCGGCGAACTGCTGGCGGAATATCCTTTTCATGCCGGATCCCGGAAGAATCCAGCCAAAAAAAAGTAGGGCAGGGTTAACCCTGCCCTACAAAACTCAGGCATTCTTTTCCTGAGCTAGACGCTAAGTTCGTGCCCCACTTCGATCAAGCAGTTCTCTGTGCCGAACTCGTTGATCGTGCGGTTCTGGCAGTTCGGGTCATTCATCCATTGCCCGTCCACCAACAGACGGTACTGGTAGGAACCAGGCTCCAGCTCCAAGACCGTTTTCCAAACCCCGTCTTCCGTCCGTGTCAGGGGCAAACTGCGCGCATCCCAGCCGTTAAAATCCCCGGCCACGGACACAGAACTCGCGCTGGCCAACCGCACCTCCAGCGTGGTCTGGATCTTCCGGTTTCCATTGTCAAAAAGCCCGTCGGAAGAACCCGGCTCGGTCTTGCCCATAGGCTGTGTAAACGTAGAACCCACGCGCCCTCTCACATAGCGCCGGATATCACGGCGCGAAGAGGGAGCAATATCCGTGAAATGAATGCCGATGCGTTTGCGCGTCTCCCCGCCCCCGCGCACCCAAACACGGGCAGCGCTAAAGTGAATCGGAGAGCGGTAACCCAGCAAAGACAAATCGCCGTTAACCTTCTCCGGCACCTCGATTTGATTATCCACATCAAAGGCAATGCCGCCGGCGCTGATATTACGCACCAAGACATTGATCTTTTCTTCCCCGTTCCCGCTCATAGGCGGATACAACACACATCTCTCGCCAAAATAATTGAGATCCGCACGGGACTCAATGCGGCGGTCGATGGGATCACTCGCGAATTCCTTTTCCAGCAAGGTCTGCTGATAGTCGCGCCACAGAAGGATCAATCCCAGGAGGGACAGAACCACAGCCAAGGCAAACATCGGCTCTGAAGCAATTGTGGAAAAAGAGATGAGACGCTTATTGATCCAGGCAATGGTCTCGTGATACTCCCGGGGCACAAGCCGGATAAAGCCCATGGGCGAGGTCACTGCCTTCCAAATCCCGTTCTGCAGCGCGGAGATTTCCTCCTGAGTTGCCAGGCCGTACAAATCGCCTTTCACGATAACCGGAGACACTGCCTTGCGGGTAAACTGCACCTTGGAAGCGGCTCCGCTCATCGGAATGCCGGCCGATGCGCCGGAGATTCTGCCTTCCACAGCATCCAAGGCCTGGTCCATCGCCTGACGCCTTCCCGCAGCCCCGGCGGAAGTCTGTGCGGAAATCTGCATCTCACCCACGGCCAGTCGGGCGGATGAACCTTCCGGGGAACCCACAGCAATACTGATGAGGTTGCCGTCCTGGGTTACCTCGTAAGGCGCGTGGTCAATCAGCGTGAGAATCAAGCTCTGCATGGGTTTAACAGTAGAGCCCTCGACTGTCTTGCCGTAGATCACATCGACCGAGATGAGGTTTCCTTTGTTCACCTCTGTCTTTTCGGGAAGACCGCTGAAAACCGGCGCGCCGGTAAAGCCCAAGGCCAAACGCGGAGGATTGTTCAGGCGCTGGACTTCAAACTGTGCGGGATCGGAAGTTCTTATTTGGATACGGGTGGTGAGATGTTCAGTCGATTCTTTTGCTGAAAGCACGGACGGAACAAACACCATAACTGCAGCCAAACACAATGCGGAGACCAAGAAAGCTTTACTCAATGCGGTGGAACTGCGCATGACGAGTGCACCCCCCCTACTTTGAAAGAACGTCATAGACCCGCGACAAGATCGTTCTCGAGAATCTCGCTCTCCGAGCCATCCGATATGATTGAAGCGGCGGCAACCCGCTCACTGACTTCGTCGATCTGGACCTTCCCCACCATCTCTCTATTGCGGAAAACAGACAAGATGGCGCCGGGCTCAATGGAGTCTTGTTCGCCCAAATCAATCACGACGAAATCGAATTCTTTATTGACAACGAGAACCTTGCCCTTGGGAGTGGGATTGGTCGCCACGGAGATGGTTTCCAGCTCCACGGGCCGGGCCTCGGAAGCGGCAGCCGTCTTGGGCGCCCCATCCCAGGAGATATTTACCCCGCGAGTGGGTTCAGCCGCCCGCGCCACAGGCACCCGGCCTTCCAAACGACGCCGCGTGCGCTCGGCCTCTTCCAGCTGGTCTTCCAGCTGGGCCATGGCCTGCTTGACCTGATCCAACTCCTGACGTGTGCTTCGGGCCTCCTGGCGCTCTTTGTGGAGAGTCTCCTGGAGTTGCTGGGCACGACGCTCCTGGTCGTCCAGTTGCGAGCGGAGCAGGGTGATCTCGGTCTCGATCTGCTGCCGGACCTGTCCCATTTCCTGCAAACGCACACCCGCGATCTCAACCGTCTTGAGGCTCTGGTCCAGCGTTGCCTGGAGTGCCTCGCGATATTGAGCCTCGCTCTGCCGCGTCAAAAAAAGCACCGCAGCAGCTGCGATGCTAAAAGTGAGAATCGAAGTGGTAAAGATGGCTTTAAGACGCATTGCGCCTCCTCCTTGAAGGGTCGTCAGTTCCACATTGCCAGAAGCTCACCAGCCCACAGGTCCTGCATTGGGAACCATGATTTAAATCGATATTAGGACACCACTTGGAAGATTTCAAGAAAAAACTGTATTTTTTTGTAAAAGATTGCGTCCTGACTTACTTAGATTCCAGGGAAATACAGACAGGACCGTCGTTGAGGAGCTCCACATCCATGTGGGAGCGGAAGCGCCCGGTCTCCACTTGCAGGCCGGAACTCCGGAGGGCTTGGAGGAAGTGTTCAAAGATAGGCTCGGCCGATTCAGGTCGCGCAGCGCTGGTAAAATCCGGCCGGCGGCCCCTTTCTGTGCCGGCATAAACCGTGAAAGCGGGGATCACCAAAAAACCTGCGCCCACATCCCCGGCAGAAAGATTCATCTTTCCTTGATCGTCTTCAAAGATCCGGAGAGAGACCAGGCGTTCGGCCAAAGGAGGGGCTGCTTCCGGCGTGTCGGTTTCGGAGATACCCACCATGACCACAAGGCCCCGGCCGATTCGGCCCAGGACCTCGTGGTTCACGGTGACGGAAGCTTTGGTTACTCGCTGTACAACAAGACGCACTGGAAATCCGCTGTCATTCCCGCGCAGGCGGGAAGCGACGTTTTGTCAACGGGAATGCAATGAAGCGATCTATATCCCGCAAAGATTGCTTCTCCGCCATGAATCGTGGCGGATCGCAATGACGGACTGCGGCGCTGAACACCCAACTCGATTCTCTACTCAGTTGGACTGATCTTATAGACCTCGTCGCGGCAGCGCACCCGCTCAGACACACTCAAGCCGATATGCTGGCCCTTTTCCGCGGACTCCACAGGCTTCCGGTCTATCTGCAGGGAGCTGATATCGAATTCCAAATCCGTGGTCGCACCCTTAATACGGATCCGCTCTCCCACTTTGAGCCCGTCATTCTCCAATTTAATTACCGCCGCATTGACCTTGGGAAAGTAATGAGTCACCAAACCCAGACGTTTCCCGTTAACCCCGGCACTCGGCACTGCAGCAGATGCGGCCCCGGTCTGTTGGCCTCCCCCGATGGGTTTTCCCACAGGTAACGGCCTTCGATCCACACGCGGCCTGTTTGGGTTACCCGGCCCCGGACGGCGCCGGCGCGGACGTTGTGATTCCGGGCTGCGCGGGCCCGGACGAACCCCCGGAAGCGATCCGCTGGAATGCTGCAAACGGGAACGGTCACGGCTCTGAGCCGGGCCCGAATCCTGCCTGCGCCCCTGTGTCCCGGTACCTGAACCCGCGCGACCGCGCGCCGGCGGTCCTTGCCGGTTTCTATTCCCCGGCCCCGGACGGCTGGATTGAGCCGGCGGACGATTACCTTGTACGGGACGGTTGCCTTGGGGGGAACGGCTTCCTTGTGCCGGGCGATTCTCCTGACCCGGACGGCTCTGCTGCCCGCCGCGGCCAGCTTGCCCCCGGCGATTGCTATAGGAGCCTTCTGCGCGATTTCCATTGGCTGCGCCTGCGCGATTGCCGGAACGGCCTAGGCCGCCGCGACCGTCGCGCGACTGGGCCTGCGGCCTGCGGCCGCGATTCCCTTGGCCCTGCCGGGGTCTCTGAGGGCCGCGCCTGCTATCGCCCTGAGTGCCCTGGGTCTGGCGACCCTGCAAACGTCGAGGTTGTTGGGGGGGCGATGGAGCCCCGGATCCTATAAGGCGCTTAAGTCGATCCCAAAGTGATTCTTGTGTCATTCTTGATTCCTTTTAGCTCTTCTTGGCTTTCTTGTTTTGCTTGCCTTCTTCACTATGCGGCTTACCGGCCATGCGCTTTCTGCGCCGGCGATTCCTAAACCTTCTGGGTAGTCCTGCCATTGTTTTCTCCTGTGTAGTCAAACCGCTACTTTGAAATGAATCACATCACCGTCCCGCACCACATAATCCCGGCCTTCGGTGCGCATCTTGGCCCGCTGAGCCGCGGCATCTGCACCGCATTCCACCAGCTCTTTCCAAGACCCGACTTCAGCCCGCACAAAGCCTTTCTCAAAATCCGTGTGGATCCTCCCTGCGGCCGCGGCTGCGCGGGTTCCATCGGCCACAGTCCAGGCCCGGATCTTTCCGGAGTCCGTGGTAAAGAAACTCACGAGCTCCAAAAGCTCATAGCCTCTGCGAACAACCTGCTGCAGGGCCGACTGCTCAAGCCCGAGAGCCTGCATCATCTCTTGCCGGTCAGCCCCCTCCAAGTCCTGAAGCTCTTGCTCGACTTTGGCGGAGACCTTCACCACCGCAGCCCCCTGACCGGCCGCGTATTCTTCCAAAGCCTTTGCAGCGGCGGAGGGCCGACCCAAGTGATCCTCATCCACATTCGCAATGTAGAACACCGGCTTGGCGCTGGCCAAGGGCAACCCGGCCTTCCGCAATTCCTCTGCGGATTCCCGATGCGCCCGGGCGCTTTGGCCCCGTCCCAGGGCCTCGCGCAAGGCCTCGGCACACTCCACCACCGGGGCCAGACTCCTATCCGTGGTGCGCGCCACTTTGCGGTGCTTCTCCAGCCAGCGATCGA is part of the Candidatus Omnitrophota bacterium genome and harbors:
- the ychF gene encoding redox-regulated ATPase YchF; translated protein: MGFRCGLVGLPNVGKSTLFNSLTRGTASTANYPFTTIEANVGVAPVEDLRLDALAEVTPHESVTPTALHLVDIAGLVKNASQGEGLGNQFLSEILQVDAIAHVIRCFEDEEVVHVTTDLDPVRDAQIVELEILLKDLEWIDRWLEKHRKVARTTDRSLAPVVECAEALREALGRGQSARAHRESAEELRKAGLPLASAKPVFYIANVDEDHLGRPSAAAKALEEYAAGQGAAVVKVSAKVEQELQDLEGADRQEMMQALGLEQSALQQVVRRGYELLELVSFFTTDSGKIRAWTVADGTRAAAAAGRIHTDFEKGFVRAEVGSWKELVECGADAAAQRAKMRTEGRDYVVRDGDVIHFKVAV
- a CDS encoding D-tyrosyl-tRNA(Tyr) deacylase — protein: MRLVVQRVTKASVTVNHEVLGRIGRGLVVMVGISETDTPEAAPPLAERLVSLRIFEDDQGKMNLSAGDVGAGFLVIPAFTVYAGTERGRRPDFTSAARPESAEPIFEHFLQALRSSGLQVETGRFRSHMDVELLNDGPVCISLESK
- a CDS encoding translation elongation factor-like protein; this translates as MGKPIGGGQQTGAASAAVPSAGVNGKRLGLVTHYFPKVNAAVIKLENDGLKVGERIRIKGATTDLEFDISSLQIDRKPVESAEKGQHIGLSVSERVRCRDEVYKISPTE
- a CDS encoding PilZ domain-containing protein, which produces MRSSTALSKAFLVSALCLAAVMVFVPSVLSAKESTEHLTTRIQIRTSDPAQFEVQRLNNPPRLALGFTGAPVFSGLPEKTEVNKGNLISVDVIYGKTVEGSTVKPMQSLILTLIDHAPYEVTQDGNLISIAVGSPEGSSARLAVGEMQISAQTSAGAAGRRQAMDQALDAVEGRISGASAGIPMSGAASKVQFTRKAVSPVIVKGDLYGLATQEEISALQNGIWKAVTSPMGFIRLVPREYHETIAWINKRLISFSTIASEPMFALAVVLSLLGLILLWRDYQQTLLEKEFASDPIDRRIESRADLNYFGERCVLYPPMSGNGEEKINVLVRNISAGGIAFDVDNQIEVPEKVNGDLSLLGYRSPIHFSAARVWVRGGGETRKRIGIHFTDIAPSSRRDIRRYVRGRVGSTFTQPMGKTEPGSSDGLFDNGNRKIQTTLEVRLASASSVSVAGDFNGWDARSLPLTRTEDGVWKTVLELEPGSYQYRLLVDGQWMNDPNCQNRTINEFGTENCLIEVGHELSV
- a CDS encoding DUF2064 domain-containing protein, translated to MAGRVKTRLAREVGATSAALIYRRCVEYMLPRLKAAAPKGVPIRVVFDPADWEPLFREWLGADYEFMPQPSGNLGRRLRQVCRAVHSQGVRRLLILGSDNPTVDPDWIG